In Methanophagales archaeon, the following are encoded in one genomic region:
- a CDS encoding 50S ribosomal protein L19e produces the protein MTNLAKQRRIAAKVLKVGEGRVWIDPESISDVEEAITRADIRDLIEEGVIRKKPKRGVSRGRARIRALKKSLGRRKGHGSRKGTQGARRSKKRQWIIRIRALRRRLKELRAEGVIDKSMYHRLYNKAKGGEIKSVARLEAMIRKEESG, from the coding sequence ATGACAAACTTGGCGAAGCAGCGGCGGATAGCAGCTAAGGTATTGAAGGTGGGAGAAGGGAGGGTATGGATAGACCCTGAATCAATCAGTGATGTCGAAGAAGCGATAACGAGAGCGGATATCAGAGATTTGATAGAAGAGGGCGTGATAAGGAAGAAGCCGAAGAGAGGTGTGAGTAGAGGACGCGCAAGAATAAGAGCATTGAAGAAGTCACTTGGGCGTAGGAAGGGGCATGGGTCTCGGAAAGGAACGCAAGGTGCACGCAGGAGTAAGAAACGGCAGTGGATAATCAGAATAAGAGCTTTACGACGCCGATTAAAGGAACTAAGAGCAGAGGGGGTAATTGATAAGAGTATGTATCACAGGTTATACAACAAGGCAAAGGGTGGTGAGATTAAAAGCGTCGCGCGGTTGGAAGCAATGATAAGGAAAGAAGAATCAGGTTAA
- a CDS encoding 50S ribosomal protein L18, with amino-acid sequence MSQKKAIGGPLYRVPFRRRREGKTDYRKRLKLLMSHKPRVVVRRSNSYLRIQLITTDKQGDRTFVDTTSKELRRYGYEGGGKNLPAAYLTGLLFGKKAIEAGFKEAILDIGLHTSVHGSRIFAALKGVIDSGMEVPHDPVVFPPEERIRGEHIASYTGDTSIPDIFKMVKERILTNGGNKA; translated from the coding sequence ATGTCACAAAAGAAAGCAATTGGAGGACCTCTGTATAGAGTCCCTTTCCGACGTCGAAGGGAAGGGAAAACAGATTATCGGAAGCGATTAAAGCTCCTCATGAGTCATAAGCCAAGAGTGGTCGTGAGGCGGAGCAATAGTTACCTCAGGATACAGTTGATAACAACAGATAAACAGGGAGACAGGACATTTGTTGACACGACGTCAAAGGAACTGAGGAGATATGGATACGAGGGAGGGGGGAAGAATTTACCTGCAGCCTACCTTACCGGGTTATTATTCGGTAAGAAGGCAATAGAGGCGGGGTTCAAAGAGGCTATACTCGATATCGGACTCCATACATCAGTACATGGCTCGCGGATATTTGCTGCATTAAAGGGCGTTATTGATTCCGGTATGGAGGTCCCACATGATCCTGTCGTCTTCCCTCCGGAAGAACGTATTAGAGGTGAGCATATTGCATCCTATACCGGTGATACTTCTATCCCTGATATTTTTAAGATGGTGAAGGAGAGGATATTAACGAATGGCGGGAATAAGGCGTGA
- a CDS encoding 30S ribosomal protein S5 gives MAGIRREEEEEWKPVTKLGKLVQTGEIKTIEEALKSRYPIKEYQIIETLMPDLSEEVLDINMVQRMTDSGRRIKFRVCVIVGNKDGYIGIGLGKDALVRNSITKAIRAAELNLRHIERGCGSWECNCEEKHSLPFAVSGKSGGVEITLKPAPRGLGLAAGDTPKKVLEFAGIKDIWTKAKGSTRTTFNFAMATFNALVKTSAIKR, from the coding sequence ATGGCGGGAATAAGGCGTGAAGAGGAAGAGGAATGGAAGCCAGTTACAAAATTAGGCAAACTAGTACAGACTGGTGAGATAAAGACGATAGAGGAAGCATTGAAGTCTCGATACCCAATAAAGGAGTATCAAATAATAGAGACATTGATGCCTGACCTCAGTGAGGAGGTTCTGGATATAAACATGGTGCAGCGGATGACCGATTCGGGACGGAGGATAAAGTTTAGGGTGTGCGTAATTGTGGGTAATAAAGATGGTTATATAGGCATAGGGCTTGGTAAAGATGCTCTAGTGCGTAATAGCATAACGAAGGCGATAAGGGCTGCGGAATTGAATTTACGGCATATAGAGCGCGGTTGTGGGTCATGGGAGTGTAACTGCGAAGAGAAGCATTCGCTACCGTTCGCAGTGAGTGGTAAGTCAGGAGGTGTAGAGATAACACTGAAGCCAGCACCACGGGGATTGGGACTCGCAGCAGGTGACACACCGAAGAAGGTACTGGAGTTCGCAGGTATAAAGGATATATGGACGAAGGCAAAGGGAAGTACCAGAACAACTTTTAATTTCGCTATGGCAACCTTCAATGCACTTGTGAAGACTTCTGCGATAAAGAGATGA
- a CDS encoding 50S ribosomal protein L30, which yields MYAIVKLRGSVGIKPEIKYTLQLLRLHRVNHCAIVDENDYYRGMLKRVKDYVAWGEISEDMLELLLKRRGRLEGGKRLTEEYLRDNTPFESFKALAHALCTGEVKMQDLTKYKIKPVLRLHPPRKGHRGIKRSVKQGGELGYHGTAINELLYKMR from the coding sequence ATGTATGCGATAGTGAAATTGAGAGGGAGTGTAGGAATAAAACCGGAGATAAAGTACACGTTACAGCTATTGAGGTTACATAGGGTCAATCATTGCGCAATAGTGGACGAGAACGACTACTACCGTGGGATGCTGAAGCGAGTGAAGGATTACGTTGCCTGGGGGGAGATTTCAGAGGATATGCTGGAGTTATTATTGAAACGCCGTGGTAGACTGGAAGGAGGTAAGAGATTGACAGAGGAATATTTACGTGATAATACGCCGTTTGAATCGTTCAAGGCGCTGGCACACGCTCTGTGCACAGGGGAGGTGAAGATGCAGGATCTGACAAAATACAAAATCAAGCCTGTTTTGAGATTGCATCCGCCAAGAAAAGGGCATCGCGGTATCAAAAGGAGTGTGAAGCAGGGTGGCGAGCTCGGATATCACGGCACCGCTATAAATGAGTTACTGTATAAGATGAGGTGA
- a CDS encoding aldehyde ferredoxin oxidoreductase family protein, whose translation MPGKVLRIDLTSESFEEEEIEENTRRKFLGGRGFGAKILYDELPAGTDPFSAENIVVIATGPLTGTKTPSSGRHVVVSKSPATGGITFASSGGTWAVEFRKAGYDAIVIKGKASAPTYLWLNDGNVEFRDASKHWGKLVSEVDDRIREETDEKAKVLQIGIGGEKKSYMAAIMNEKYRAAGRTGLGAVLGSKNLKAIAVKGTKEIEVANSIALRRAADKAMKIISENDVTKEEGGLNSYGTAVLTTIVNAAGIYPTKNFQTAVFADAKKISGEKMKETIFVKRTACHECPIECGRWVKIEEGKYKGIEGESLEYETSWAFGGQCGVSDLGAIAKANYTCNEYGLDTISVGNTIGFAMELYDRGILTEDDVGFELKFGDPDAMLRMIELIARREGFGDVLADGTRKAAEKIGKGSEYYTMQVKGLELPAYDPRGARGIGLNFATANRGGCHVSGYTIAAEIVGSPLRVDPFDASEDKVDLTILFQNFTAAVDSAVNCLFLTFAIGAEEYANLIASVTGWEGYGAEELLKTGERIFALERMFNKREGFGRKDDTLPDRLLTEPLPEGPAKGKVHPLEEMLPVYYKKRGYNEEGHPTEEKLKELGL comes from the coding sequence ATGCCGGGAAAGGTATTAAGAATAGACCTGACTTCAGAGAGTTTTGAGGAAGAGGAGATAGAAGAGAACACGAGGAGGAAATTTTTAGGTGGGAGAGGATTTGGTGCGAAGATTTTATATGATGAGCTGCCTGCCGGGACGGACCCTTTTTCCGCAGAAAACATCGTTGTGATTGCGACTGGACCTTTGACCGGTACGAAAACGCCGAGTAGTGGGAGGCATGTGGTGGTTTCAAAGAGTCCTGCAACTGGTGGCATTACGTTTGCGAGTTCTGGCGGGACTTGGGCTGTTGAGTTTCGCAAGGCAGGATACGATGCGATAGTGATAAAAGGAAAAGCGAGTGCCCCGACTTATTTGTGGCTAAACGATGGGAATGTCGAGTTCAGAGATGCGAGTAAACACTGGGGCAAGCTTGTGAGTGAGGTGGATGATAGGATAAGAGAAGAAACGGATGAAAAAGCGAAGGTGCTTCAGATAGGTATTGGAGGCGAGAAAAAGTCATACATGGCGGCAATAATGAATGAGAAGTATAGAGCCGCGGGGAGAACGGGTTTAGGAGCAGTTCTGGGAAGCAAGAACCTGAAAGCAATCGCAGTAAAAGGCACGAAGGAGATTGAAGTCGCTAACTCTATTGCATTGCGAAGAGCGGCGGACAAGGCGATGAAGATAATCTCTGAGAACGATGTTACAAAAGAGGAAGGCGGGCTAAATTCATATGGAACCGCTGTGCTTACCACCATTGTCAATGCCGCAGGGATTTATCCCACGAAGAACTTCCAGACTGCTGTGTTTGCGGATGCGAAAAAGATCTCGGGAGAGAAAATGAAGGAGACGATTTTTGTGAAGAGAACAGCGTGTCACGAATGTCCGATAGAATGTGGAAGATGGGTAAAGATAGAGGAAGGGAAGTATAAGGGAATAGAAGGTGAGAGTCTTGAATATGAGACAAGTTGGGCATTCGGTGGTCAGTGCGGTGTTAGCGATTTGGGTGCGATTGCGAAAGCGAACTATACATGTAACGAATATGGACTGGACACGATTTCTGTGGGTAATACTATAGGATTTGCAATGGAACTATATGATAGGGGGATTTTAACGGAGGATGATGTTGGCTTCGAACTAAAATTCGGTGATCCAGATGCGATGCTGCGGATGATAGAGCTTATTGCGAGGCGAGAAGGATTTGGGGATGTCCTTGCTGATGGTACAAGGAAAGCAGCCGAGAAGATAGGTAAAGGCTCAGAGTACTATACGATGCAGGTGAAAGGGCTTGAGCTCCCCGCATACGACCCGAGAGGGGCGAGGGGCATAGGGTTGAATTTCGCTACTGCGAACCGTGGAGGCTGTCACGTTAGTGGATATACGATTGCGGCAGAGATAGTGGGGTCACCACTGAGGGTTGATCCGTTTGATGCGAGTGAAGATAAGGTGGACCTGACCATATTATTCCAGAACTTCACTGCTGCAGTTGATTCCGCAGTCAATTGCCTGTTCCTGACCTTTGCCATAGGTGCAGAGGAGTACGCAAATCTGATTGCCAGTGTGACAGGTTGGGAAGGTTATGGAGCGGAAGAGCTTTTAAAGACCGGTGAGCGGATATTTGCACTGGAAAGGATGTTCAACAAGCGA